The following are from one region of the Actinomyces sp. oral taxon 897 genome:
- a CDS encoding 1,4-alpha-glucan branching protein has protein sequence MPPTDPTGPWPEQQVLLTHLAAWMSERRWFPLKDGQPPDGAALRVVADSRLAPGVRDLVVAVPRTDHSPVLMHVPLVLDSPGALERLTGAGEAPGAAGFALPDGTALVDGPHHPAFWRAWARDVERAGTVLDAAGVRAIARRAERVRVLTGEQSNTSVVLPAPDGGDAPARSRPDQGAGSQDAATEGLIIKLFRVLAPGRNPDVEVSVALARDGWDRVPAPVAWSTVQLAGTLEPGGAASEDAAPRDAASEAADGAVASVLVDQATDGFNLFCSLAGSDDGPGSPVRERAVALARDLGATTAQMHAHLASALGTYEPVSPRALEAELRRRARWALAEVPSLGAEVPGLQAAVDALYARLGSLDHLPASTRVHGDDHLGQVLYCEPQGRWYVLDFEGEPLRPLAQRREPDQPLRDVAGMLRSFDYAAAVGKAPDPTWLPAVRAAFLAGYRSSSEGPGGEEGETVLAALELDKALYEAVYEARNRPDWSAIPRRGLKALTGAGLRG, from the coding sequence ATGCCCCCCACCGATCCGACCGGGCCCTGGCCCGAGCAGCAGGTCCTGCTGACCCACCTGGCGGCGTGGATGAGCGAACGCCGCTGGTTCCCGCTCAAGGACGGGCAGCCGCCCGACGGCGCCGCGCTGCGCGTGGTGGCGGACTCGCGCCTCGCCCCCGGGGTGCGCGACCTGGTCGTGGCCGTGCCCCGCACCGACCACTCCCCGGTCCTCATGCACGTGCCCCTCGTCCTGGACTCCCCCGGGGCCCTGGAGCGCCTCACCGGCGCGGGCGAGGCGCCCGGCGCGGCCGGCTTCGCCCTGCCGGACGGGACGGCCCTCGTGGACGGCCCGCACCACCCCGCCTTCTGGCGGGCCTGGGCCCGGGACGTGGAACGGGCCGGGACCGTGCTGGACGCCGCCGGGGTGCGGGCCATCGCCCGGCGCGCCGAGCGGGTCCGGGTGCTGACGGGCGAGCAGTCCAACACCAGCGTGGTCCTGCCGGCCCCGGACGGCGGGGACGCCCCCGCCCGGTCCCGCCCCGACCAGGGGGCCGGTAGCCAGGACGCGGCCACGGAGGGCCTGATCATCAAGCTCTTCCGCGTCCTGGCGCCCGGGCGCAACCCCGACGTCGAGGTCTCCGTCGCCCTGGCCCGCGACGGCTGGGACCGTGTCCCGGCGCCCGTGGCCTGGTCCACCGTCCAGCTCGCCGGGACCCTTGAGCCCGGGGGCGCGGCGTCCGAGGACGCTGCGCCCAGGGACGCGGCGTCCGAGGCGGCGGACGGCGCCGTCGCCAGCGTCCTGGTGGACCAGGCCACTGACGGCTTCAACCTGTTCTGCTCCCTGGCGGGGAGCGACGACGGCCCAGGCTCCCCGGTGCGGGAGCGGGCCGTGGCGCTGGCCCGGGACCTGGGTGCCACCACCGCCCAGATGCACGCCCACCTGGCGTCGGCCCTGGGGACCTACGAGCCGGTCAGCCCGCGCGCCCTGGAGGCGGAGCTGCGCCGTCGGGCCCGGTGGGCCCTGGCCGAGGTCCCCTCCCTGGGCGCCGAGGTACCTGGCCTCCAGGCCGCTGTGGACGCCCTCTACGCCCGCCTGGGCTCCCTGGACCACCTGCCGGCCTCCACGCGGGTGCACGGCGACGACCACCTGGGGCAGGTGCTCTACTGCGAGCCTCAGGGGCGCTGGTACGTCCTGGACTTCGAGGGCGAGCCCCTGCGCCCCCTGGCCCAGCGCCGTGAGCCCGACCAGCCCCTGCGGGACGTGGCCGGGATGCTGCGCTCCTTCGACTACGCCGCGGCCGTCGGCAAGGCGCCCGACCCCACCTGGCTGCCCGCCGTGCGCGCCGCCTTCCTGGCGGGCTACCGGTCCTCCTCCGAAGGGCCCGGGGGCGAGGAGGGCGAGACCGTCCTGGCCGCCCTGGAGCTGGACAAGGCCCTGTACGAGGCGGTCTACGAGGCCCGCAACCGTCCGGACTGGTCCGCGATCCCCCGGCGGGGCCTGAAGGCCCTGACAGGAGCTGGCCTGCGAGGATAA
- a CDS encoding alpha-1,4-glucan--maltose-1-phosphate maltosyltransferase — MPYPGPVTRHTQTPDSSSSEPADPQTPPADPQAPPQPAPFSFVGRIPVTEVFPVVEDGRWPAKAVAGEVIPIRATVFREGHDRFGATAVLVRPDGTDGPSARMYDIALGLDRYEARLAADEPGSWSFRVEGWSDPYATWSHDAGIKVPAGVDVELMLEEGALVMERAAAVPGRAPEDVETLVLAATVLRDRDRDPRERLAAGLSDDVAAVLDRLPLRDHVSPSAAYPLQVDRPRALAGSWYEIFPRSLGATHQDGQWHSGTLRTAASRLDRIAAMGFDVLYLTPLSPIGTTNRKGRNNTLNALPGDPGSPYGIGSADGGHDAINPDLGTFEDFDALVARAGELGMEVALDLALQCSPDHPWVSEHPEWFTVLADGSIAYAENPPKKYQDIYPLNFDNDPEGIYQAILGVVRTWIAHGVTIFRVDNPHTKPLPFWQRLIREVRSTNPEILFLAEAFTRPAMMRTLGKIGFHQSYTYFAWRNTKQELTDYLVELSQDTAHVLRPAFWPTTHDILTPFMTNGKVPAFKLRAVLAATMSPTWGIYSGYELAESTPRPGYEEQIDNEKYEYKPRDFAAARTNGIEILLTRLNAARAAHPALRQLRDVWFHGTSNDQLIAYSKRVDAAFSPTGKQDVVLTVVNLDPHQAQEGEVYLNLEQLGLPPGTDGSRPVLRVTDELTGAAYEWSGQNYVRLDPFEGRVAHVFRVEPLVESPAEPQ, encoded by the coding sequence GTGGCCGGGGAGGTCATCCCCATCCGCGCCACCGTCTTCCGCGAGGGGCACGACCGCTTCGGCGCCACCGCGGTCCTGGTGCGCCCTGACGGCACCGACGGCCCCAGCGCCCGCATGTACGATATCGCCCTGGGCCTGGACCGCTACGAGGCCCGCCTGGCCGCCGACGAGCCGGGCTCCTGGTCCTTCCGGGTGGAGGGCTGGTCCGACCCCTACGCCACGTGGTCCCACGACGCGGGGATCAAGGTCCCCGCGGGCGTGGACGTCGAGCTCATGCTGGAGGAGGGCGCCCTGGTCATGGAGCGGGCCGCCGCCGTGCCCGGCCGCGCCCCCGAGGACGTCGAGACCCTGGTGTTGGCCGCCACCGTCCTGCGCGACCGCGACCGCGACCCCCGCGAGCGCCTGGCGGCGGGCCTGAGCGACGACGTCGCCGCCGTCCTGGACCGCCTGCCCCTGCGCGACCACGTCTCCCCCTCGGCGGCCTACCCGCTGCAGGTGGACCGCCCCCGGGCCCTGGCCGGCTCCTGGTACGAGATCTTCCCGCGCTCCCTGGGGGCCACCCACCAGGACGGGCAGTGGCACTCGGGCACGCTGCGCACCGCGGCGTCCCGCCTGGACCGCATTGCCGCCATGGGCTTCGACGTGCTCTACCTCACCCCTCTCTCCCCGATCGGCACCACCAACCGCAAGGGCCGCAACAACACCCTGAACGCCCTGCCCGGGGACCCGGGCTCCCCCTACGGCATCGGGTCGGCGGACGGCGGGCACGACGCCATTAACCCGGACCTGGGGACCTTCGAGGACTTTGACGCCCTGGTGGCCCGGGCCGGCGAGCTGGGCATGGAGGTGGCCCTGGACCTGGCCCTCCAGTGCTCCCCGGACCACCCGTGGGTGAGCGAGCACCCCGAGTGGTTCACGGTCCTGGCCGACGGCTCCATCGCCTACGCGGAGAACCCGCCCAAGAAGTACCAGGACATCTACCCCCTGAACTTCGACAACGACCCCGAGGGGATCTACCAGGCCATCCTGGGAGTGGTGCGCACCTGGATCGCCCACGGCGTGACGATCTTCCGGGTGGACAACCCCCACACCAAGCCCCTGCCCTTCTGGCAGCGCCTCATCCGCGAGGTGCGCTCCACCAACCCGGAGATCCTGTTCCTGGCGGAGGCCTTCACCCGCCCGGCCATGATGCGCACCCTGGGCAAGATCGGCTTCCACCAGTCCTACACCTACTTCGCCTGGCGCAACACCAAGCAGGAGCTCACCGACTACCTGGTCGAGCTCTCCCAGGACACCGCCCACGTGCTGCGCCCCGCGTTCTGGCCCACCACCCACGACATCCTCACTCCCTTCATGACCAACGGGAAGGTGCCGGCCTTCAAGCTGCGGGCCGTCCTGGCCGCGACCATGAGCCCCACCTGGGGCATCTACTCCGGCTACGAGCTGGCCGAGTCCACGCCGCGCCCGGGCTACGAGGAGCAGATCGACAACGAGAAGTACGAGTACAAGCCGCGCGACTTCGCCGCCGCCCGCACCAACGGCATTGAGATCCTGCTCACCCGCCTCAACGCCGCCCGCGCCGCCCACCCGGCCCTGCGCCAGCTGCGTGACGTGTGGTTCCACGGCACGAGCAACGACCAGCTCATCGCCTACTCCAAGCGGGTGGACGCGGCCTTCTCCCCCACCGGCAAGCAGGACGTGGTCCTGACGGTGGTGAACCTGGACCCGCACCAGGCCCAGGAGGGCGAGGTCTACCTCAACCTGGAGCAGCTGGGGCTGCCGCCGGGCACCGACGGCTCCCGCCCGGTCCTGCGCGTGACCGACGAGCTGACCGGTGCGGCCTACGAGTGGAGCGGGCAGAACTACGTGCGCCTGGATCCCTTCGAGGGGCGCGTCGCCCACGTCTTCCGGGTCGAGCCCCTGGTCGAGTCCCCGGCCGAGCCCCAGTGA